From Leptolyngbya iicbica LK, a single genomic window includes:
- a CDS encoding Spy/CpxP family protein refolding chaperone, producing the protein MERRTVSLLAIAALAVPVVGGLSAAQLHAQMGGGPGMGEGPGSGEGPRGDRTERLIETLDLSEDQVTQIRAIREGDREEMQALHANLRNEREAMHTLMSGTASDEELRAQHEEIQTLHREVADLRFENMLAVRNVLTPEQRTELSERMAQRREDHRGRFQERRESRRQQRLAE; encoded by the coding sequence ATGGAACGTAGAACCGTATCTTTGCTCGCGATCGCCGCCCTTGCAGTCCCCGTGGTCGGTGGCCTCAGTGCCGCCCAACTGCACGCCCAAATGGGCGGCGGCCCCGGCATGGGCGAAGGACCGGGTAGCGGTGAAGGGCCTCGCGGCGATCGCACCGAGCGCTTGATTGAAACCCTGGATCTCAGTGAAGATCAGGTCACCCAAATTCGGGCGATTCGTGAGGGCGATCGCGAAGAAATGCAGGCCCTGCATGCCAATCTCCGCAATGAGCGTGAAGCCATGCACACCCTCATGTCAGGCACCGCCTCTGATGAGGAACTCCGCGCCCAACACGAGGAAATCCAAACCCTGCACCGCGAAGTTGCCGACCTGCGGTTTGAAAACATGCTCGCGGTGCGCAATGTGCTCACCCCGGAACAACGCACAGAGCTCTCTGAGCGCATGGCTCAGCGCCGCGAAGACCATCGGGGCCGCTTTCAAGAACGGCGCGAAAGTCGCCGCCAGCAACGGTTAGCCGAATAG
- a CDS encoding sigma-70 family RNA polymerase sigma factor codes for MSAIPQPDAELIQQCLRGQRSAFQVLYRRYQGPVRSTLFQLCGAAELDDLVQEVFLRAWKGLPKFRQSAQFSTWLYRIAWNVASDRRHALGKARSHPLSPPLTLATGQADLTQLHYQDLVQRGLQALSLEHRAVIVLHDLEDLPQQEIASILNIPKGTVKSRLHHARSALRTFLQTEGVQL; via the coding sequence ATGTCCGCTATCCCTCAGCCAGATGCTGAACTCATTCAGCAATGCTTGCGCGGACAGCGATCAGCATTTCAAGTGCTTTATCGCCGTTATCAGGGGCCGGTGCGCAGCACCCTGTTCCAACTCTGTGGGGCAGCGGAACTGGATGACTTAGTGCAGGAGGTGTTCTTGCGAGCTTGGAAGGGGTTGCCGAAGTTTCGGCAGTCGGCCCAGTTCTCAACTTGGCTATATCGCATTGCTTGGAATGTGGCCAGCGATCGCCGTCACGCCCTGGGCAAAGCGCGATCGCATCCCCTCTCGCCACCGCTGACCTTAGCCACGGGCCAGGCCGACCTGACCCAGCTGCACTATCAAGATCTCGTGCAGCGAGGGCTGCAAGCCCTGTCTTTAGAGCATCGAGCAGTCATCGTGCTGCATGATCTCGAAGACCTGCCTCAGCAAGAGATCGCCAGTATCTTGAACATCCCCAAGGGCACGGTGAAGTCTCGGCTCCACCACGCTCGCTCAGCGTTGCGGACATTTTTGCAAACAGAAGGGGTCCAGCTATGA